From Rhineura floridana isolate rRhiFlo1 chromosome 5, rRhiFlo1.hap2, whole genome shotgun sequence, a single genomic window includes:
- the KCNJ15 gene encoding ATP-sensitive inward rectifier potassium channel 15, which produces MEATQINMSQASLVNGNISANVKRSKPRVMSKSGHSNVRIDKVDGIYLLYLQDLWTTVIDMKWRYKLTLFAAAFIMTWFLFGVIYYVIAFLHGDLEGNKHPDGHAPCVKNVESLTGAFLFSLESQTTIGYGFRFITEECPHAIFLLVAQLVVTTLIEIFITGTFLAKIARPKKRAETIKFSHCAVISKHNGHLCLVIRVANMRKSLLIQCQLTGKLLQTYETKEGERILLNQASVKFHVDSASESPFLILPLTFYHILDESSPLSDLTPQNLKEKEFELVVLLNATVESTSAVCQSRTSYVPEEIFWGFEFMPVISLSQNGKYVADFSQFELIRRSADFALYSMGSEKQKLEEQYRKEDQRERARRTMLLQHSKV; this is translated from the coding sequence ATGGAAGCCACACAGATCAATATGTCACAAGCCTCGCTAGTGAACGGCAACATCAGTGCTAATGTGAAGAGAAGCAAACCTCGCGTGATGTCCAAAAGTGGCCACAGCAATGTGAGGATTGACAAGGTCGATGGCATTTACCTGCTTTATCTTCAGGATCTGTGGACCACAGTGATTGATATGAAGTGGAGATATAAACTTACtctgtttgctgctgctttcatCATGACTTGGTTTCTTTTTGGAGTCATTTACTATGTCATTGCCTTTCTTCATGGAGATCTGGAAGGGAACAAACACCCTGACGGTCATGCCCCCTGTGTCAAGAATGTAGAATCACTTACTGGGGCATTTCTCTTTTCTTTGGAGTCACAGACTACCATTGGTTACGGCTTCCGTTTTATCACTGAAGAGTGCCCTCATGCCATTTTCCTTTTAGTTGCTCAGTTGGTTGTCACTACATTGATTGAGATCTTCATCACCGGGACCTTCCTAGCCAAAATTGCTAGACCCAAAAAAAGGGCTGAGACCATTAAATTCAGTCATTGTGCTGTCATATCCAAACACAACGGACATCTTTGTCTTGTAATTCGAGTGGCAAATATGAGAAAGAGCCTCCTGATTCAGTGCCAGCTGACTGGAAAACTTCTTCAGACTTATGAAACTAAAGAAGGAGAGAGGATTCTACTTAACCAAGCTAGTGTTAAATTCCATGTTGACTCTGCATCAGAAAGCCCTTTCTTGATTTTACCTCTGACTTTTTACCATATATTAGATGAGAGCAGCCCTTTAAGTGATCTTACACCCCAAAATCTTAAAGAAAAAGAGTTTGAACTGGTTGTCCTCTTGAATGCCACAGTAGAGTCCACAAGTGCTGTCTGCCAGAGCCGAACATCATATGTTCCAGAGGAGATATTCTGGGGTTTTGAGTTTATGCCGgtgatttctctctctcagaATGGGAAGTACGTTGCAGATTTTAGTCAATTTGAGCTGATCagaagaagtgcagattttgCTTTGTACAGTATGGGCTCTGAAAAGCAAAAACTTGAAGAGCAATATAGAAAGgaagaccagagagagagagcacgcaGAACAATGTTGTTACAGCACAGCAAAGTTTGA